DNA sequence from the Raineyella sp. LH-20 genome:
GGGCCGCCTCGACGGCCTCGGCGATGGTGTCGGCGAGGGCGATGAACTCCTCGTTCTTGGCGACGAAGTCGGTCTCGGAGCCCAGCTGGATGAGGGCGCCGCCCTTGTTGGCGACCAGACCGTTGGAGGCCTCGCGGTCGGCCCGCTTGGCGGTCTTGGCCTGGCCGGCGACGCGCAGGATCTCGACGGCCTTCTCGAAATCGCCGTCAGCCTCGGTGAGAGCCTTCTTGGAGTCCATCATCCCGGCGCCAGTGGCGTCGCGGAGCTTCTTGACGTCTGCTGCAGTGATTGCCATCTGTTCCTCGGTCCTTCTGCGATTGTGCGGGTGGGATCACTCGTTGTCGGTGGCGGGCGCCTCAGCGGCGGGCTCGGCAGGAGCGGCGGGCTTCACGTCGGTCTCGGCGGCCTCAGCGGTCTCGGCGGCCGGAGCGGCAGGCTTGACCTCGACCGGGGCGGCCGGCTCGGTGGCGTTGAGCAGCTCCTTCTCCCACTCGGCCATCGGCTCGGCGGCCTCGGCGGTGGTGGCCTCACCGGAGGAACGCGACACCAGGCCGTCGGCGACGGCGTCGGCGATCACCCGGGTGAGCAGCGAGACGGAACGGATCGAGTCGTCGTTGCCCGGGATGGCGTAGTCGACCTCGTCGGGGTCGCAGTTGGTGTCGAGGATCGCAACGACCGGGATGCGGAGCTTGCGGGCCTCGTCGACGCCGAGGTGCTCCTTCTTGGTGTCGACGATCCAGACCGCCTGCGGGGTGCGGGTCATGTCCCGGATGCCGCCGAGGTCCTTCTCCAGCTTGTCCTTCTCGCGGGACAGGCCGAGGAGCTCCTTCTTGGTGAGGCCGGAGCCCTGCACCTTCTCGAAGTCCATCGCCTCCAGTTCCTTCATCCGCGCGATCCGCTTGGAGATGGTCTGGAAGTTGGTGAGCATGCCGCCCAGCCAGCGCTGGTTCACGTAGGGCATGCCGACGCGGGTGGCCTGCTGGGCGATGGCCTCCTGGGCCTGCTTCTTGGTGCCGACGAAGAGCACCTGACCGCCGCGGGCGACGGTCTCCTTGACGAAGGCGTACGCCTTGTCGATGTACTTGAGCGACTGCTGCAGATCGATGATGTAGATGCCGTTGCGCTCGTTGAAGATGAAGCGCTTCATCTTCGGGTTCCAACGACGGGTCTGGTGCCCGAAGTGGACACCGTTCTCGAGCAGCTCGCGGGCAGTCACGACGGCCATGGCCGTTCCTCCTTGTGGCGCGACGAAGCGCCGACGGTTGTTCCGGTGCCGACCTTCGGCACCGCCTGATGCAGTCACGTCCTCACCCACGAGGGACCGTACGGGACGCCCGGCCCACCACGCCGAAGCGCGGCATCCACCGGTGGGACTGCATGCGAAGTCACCCCGAAAGGTTCGAGGTGCTGCCAGCAGTCTAGGGCGGGCCCGGCAACGATGCCACTCGGGCCCGGGGCGTACGACGGGGTGCAGGTCGGGCGGGTCATTGGGGCCCGGCCCCCTTGGCCGCATCTGTGGTGTCCTCCGCCGGCCCTGCCCGATCGTCCACAGGCCGAATCGGACCCCGACGAATCGTCCACAGGCCTCCGCGGCCCGGGCGACCCAGCGCCCGGTTGTCCCACCCTGCCCGCGTGAGATCACTCCTCCGGCTGCCCCGGCACGTTCATCTGCCCCGGCATGTTCACCTGGCCCGGCATGTTCACCTGGCCCGGCATGTTCACCTGGCCCGGCACACGCATCTGCTGCGGCAGACGCGCCGTCCGCGCCCGCCGCGCCCTGCCCGCCCGCTGGGGCTCCTGGCGTGCTGCCTCCTCCTCGGGACCGGGCTGACCACTGCCCTGGCGGCGACCGCGCGGGCCCTTCCGCTGGCCTCCGGCCCGGAGGGTGTACCGGCCGGGGCCCTCCCGGTGAGCGGACCAGTGGTCCGCCCGTTCGCCCCGCCTCCGGAGCCGTGGCTCGCCGGCCACCGTGGGGTCGATCTCGCCGCCGAGGTCGGCGCTCCTGTGCTCGCCGCGGCCGCCGGGACCGTCACGTACGCCTCGACCCTCGCCGGCCGGGGCGTCGTGGTGATCGACCACGGCGCCACCCGCACCACGTACGAGCCGGTGCAGGCGACCGTACGGATCGGCCAGCTCGTCGCGACGGGCGACGTGCTCGGCACCTTGCAGGCCGGACACCAAGGGTGTCCGGCGGCCGCCTGCCTGCACTGGGGCCTGCGCGAAGGGGTCGACTACCTCGACCCGATGCTGTTGCCGGCCTTGCCGTCCGGCCCGATGACGCGTCTGGTCGGTAGTGAGGAGGTCACCGCGGCTCGCCGGGAGGCCGCGGCCCGCGCCCTCGCGGCAGCCGCCGGCGCCGCTGCGCCCGGTGGCACCGCGCCGACGCGAGTGGGCGGCTGGCTGCCGCCGGTGTCCGGGCCGGTGACGTCACCGTTCGGGATGCGGGTGCACCCGGTCACCGGGGTCCGCAAGCTGCACGACGGGGTGGACTACGGAGCCTCCTGTGGGGTCCCGCTCCGGGCTCCCCTGCCGGGTACCGTCATCGAGGTCGTCCGCCACCCGGCGTACGGCTGGCGGATCCGGATCGACCACGGCATGGTCGACGGACACCGGCTGATCACCTCGCTGAACCACGCCCGCGGCTACTCGGTGCACACCGGGGAGACGGTGCAGCGCGGCCAGACGCTGGGCGCGGTCGGGTCGACCGGCCTGTCCACCGGATGCCACCTGCACCTGATGGCGTGGCAGGACGGGGCGCTGGTCGATCCCAGCCGGCTCGCCTGACGTCCTGGTGGGCCTGACATGAGGTCGCCGCTGCGGTCAGGCCCTCGGATGCGCCTGCTGGAAGGCCTGCTGCAGC
Encoded proteins:
- the rpsB gene encoding 30S ribosomal protein S2 is translated as MAVVTARELLENGVHFGHQTRRWNPKMKRFIFNERNGIYIIDLQQSLKYIDKAYAFVKETVARGGQVLFVGTKKQAQEAIAQQATRVGMPYVNQRWLGGMLTNFQTISKRIARMKELEAMDFEKVQGSGLTKKELLGLSREKDKLEKDLGGIRDMTRTPQAVWIVDTKKEHLGVDEARKLRIPVVAILDTNCDPDEVDYAIPGNDDSIRSVSLLTRVIADAVADGLVSRSSGEATTAEAAEPMAEWEKELLNATEPAAPVEVKPAAPAAETAEAAETDVKPAAPAEPAAEAPATDNE
- a CDS encoding peptidoglycan DD-metalloendopeptidase family protein, producing the protein MSGPVVRPFAPPPEPWLAGHRGVDLAAEVGAPVLAAAAGTVTYASTLAGRGVVVIDHGATRTTYEPVQATVRIGQLVATGDVLGTLQAGHQGCPAAACLHWGLREGVDYLDPMLLPALPSGPMTRLVGSEEVTAARREAAARALAAAAGAAAPGGTAPTRVGGWLPPVSGPVTSPFGMRVHPVTGVRKLHDGVDYGASCGVPLRAPLPGTVIEVVRHPAYGWRIRIDHGMVDGHRLITSLNHARGYSVHTGETVQRGQTLGAVGSTGLSTGCHLHLMAWQDGALVDPSRLA